GAAGACACGAACTGCGACGGCACCGTGGACGGGACGGGAAGCCTCGAATTTCTGGGCTTGATTCGGGCGCTCTTCGACACCGGCTTCGCCGAACTCTGCTCGACCACGGACCCCAACCAGGACGGTCGGGTCACCGCCGCCGATCTCGTCGCGCTGGCCCGACTTCTCCGCCCCTAGGAGCATGAAACCCAGCGAGGCACTGCGTCCGGGCGCTCTCCTGTCGGGCCTGCGATTCGGCGACCTCGGCTCTGTCGTGAAAGCCTTGCTCGAGACGCTCGTCCGTGCAGGGGACCTTTCCGATCGACTCGCCGAGGCCGCCCTCCGCGCGGTCCTCGAGCGCGAACGCGTCTCGAGCACGGCCATGGTCGACATCGGCGTGAGCATCCCCCACGCACGACTCGAAGGGATCTCTTCCGTCCTTCTCGCTCTCGCCCTCGCGCCGGACGCCGTCTACCAGGCCGTGGCCGGGGCTCCCATCTCGATCGTCGCCCTCGTGCTCTCGCCCCCGGACGCCACGGGAGAACACCTGAACTTTCTCTCCTCGCTCTCTCTCCTTCTCCGGTCCGAAGCCGTTCGGCGCGAGCTGTGTCGTGCGGAGAGCGAATCCCAGGTCCGGGCGATCATCCGGAAGTACGAGGGTCGGTAGCATCTCCGCCGCCGAGCGGGAGCTCCACGGTCACCACGGTTCCTCTCCCCACCTCGCTGCGGATGCCGAGCTCCCCTCCGTGGGCGAGCACGATGTGTTTGGCGATCGCGAGGCCGAGCCCGCTGCCACCCCGCTCGCGGCTCCTTCCCTTCTCGACCCGGTAGAATCGTTCCGTGACCCTGGGCAACTCCTCGGGTGGGATTCCGATTCCCGTATCCTCCACTTCGATCCGGATTCGTCCGGATTCGGTCCGGGAAGCCGCGAGCCGGATCCGCCCGCCGGGCTCGCTGTACTTTACCGCGTTGTCGAGAAGGTTGACGAACACCCTTTCCACGCGAGCGGCGTCGACGAAGAGCGGAGGAAGGTCTTCCGGAATTTCGGTACGTACGTCGAGCGCTTTCCGCCGGGCAGCCTCCGCGACGACTTCGAGCGCGGCAGCGAGCACGTCGGGCACGCGGACCGTCGTTTTCCGGAGACTCGTACGCCGGAGCTCCAGGTCCGAGAGTGCGCGGAGGTCCTCGAGAAGGCGGCTCAGCCGAAGGGCGTTGCGTTCGATCACCTCGGCGCAATGCGCGACCTCGCCCGAGCTCTCGAGGGTCCGCAGGGTCTCGGCGTAACCCCGGATCGACGTGAGCGGCGTCTGGAGCTCGTGGGAAAGGTTGGCGACGAAGTCCTTCCGGACGGCTTCGAGCCTCTTGAGCTCCGTCACGTCGTGGAAGACGAGAACGAACCCGTGGGTCGCCGCCTCGCCGTCCCCGATGGGCGTCGCCGTGACTTGCAGGTGCTCCCGGCGTTCGGCCTCGAGCGTGAGCTCCCGCACGACGGGGCGCCTCGACCGCTCGATCTCCCTCACCAGAGCCTGCAAGTCGGGATCCCGCGTGAGACGGATGAGCGGGTGTCCCAAAAGAGCCTCTTCCCGCTCCCGGCCGAGGAGTTGCGCCGCTCTCCGGTTCGCGATCCGCACCACACCCGTACGGTCGAGCACCAGAACCCCTTCCACCATGCTCCGCAGGATGGCCTCGAGGTTCCTTTTCTCCTCCTCTGCCATCGAAAGCCGATCTTCGAGGCGCTCGACGCCGGTTTTCCCCGCGAGCGACGGGGAAGACTCGGGAAGAGGGCGTCCCGCCTCGTCGCGGCAAGAACAGCACGAACGCCCCCGCGAGCAGCCCCGAAACCGCGGCGACCGCGTTCCAGAAAAAAGGCGGGAAAGGCTCGCTCCCCGGGGCGGGCGATCCCACCCGGATCACCCAGGAGGTGCCCGAGTCGCCCTGCCGAACGGCCGCGTAGAGCCACGGCCGGCCGTCCTTCCCCCTGCGCCTCTCCACGCCCGAACCCCGGAGGAAGGCGCGAGAAATTTCCACCACATCCCGGAGATTTTCCCCGGCGCGGGACGAGCCCGCCGCGGACGTGGCCAGAACGTCACCCTCCTCCGAAACGAGCGTGACCTCGACTCCGAGTTGGCTCGCTGCCTCCCGGCAGCGGCGATCGAGCTCCGCGGCAGGTTCGGTCGCCCGCAACCAGATGCCCAGGGCGCGCGCCTGCCCGAGCGCCGCTTCTTCGGCGAGCGTCCGGAGCGCGTGCTCCACGTTCGCCGCGAGAAGTCGCACGGCTCCCGCCACGAGGAGCCCCGCCCCGAATGCCCCCAACCAACGAGCCCTACCCGTCGAGGGCGTGCTCATGGAACTTGTAGCCCACCCCGCGCACCGTGAGGATCAGCTCGGGCCTCGCGTCGTCCCGCTCGATCCTCTTCCGCAACCGGCGTACGTGGACGTCGACGGTCCGGGGCTCCACGTGCGTGTCTTCCCCCCAGACGCAGTCGAGAATGTCGAGCCGGCTCAACACCCGGTTGGGCCACTGCACGAAAAACCGGAGGAGCTCGAACTCCTTGCGGGTGAGCTCCACCTTCCGGCCGTCCACCCAGACCTCGTAGTTCCGGAAATCCACGCGCAGCCTTCCGCGGGCGTAGACTTCGGGTTCTTCTTCCGCGACGCGAGACCGGCGAAGGACGGCCCGCACCCGGGCGATCACTTCCCTCGGGCTGAACGGCTTGGTCACGTAGTCGTCGGCCCCGAGCTCGAGCCCCAGGACACGATCCGTTTCGTCCGATTTCGCGGTCAGGATGAGAATCGGCACCCGGAACGTCGCCGGACGCGACCGAAGCACGCGGCACACCTCGAGCCCGCTCAGGTCGGGCAGCATGAGGTCGAGCAGCACGACGTCGGGCGGACGCCTCTCGACTTCCTCGAGCGCTCGGGACGCCCCGGGGGCCACGAGCGTCCGGAACCCTTCGCGTTCGAGGTGGAAACGGAGAAGATCGGCGATGTCCGGTTCGTCCTCCACCACGAGAACCAGCGGCCGTCGAAGAGGCGAAAGCGGACTCTCCGGCTTCGCGGCCATGATCTCAGATCCGCCCGGGGATCTGGTCCAGATGGCGGATACTCTGCCCTTTGACCATGAACACGACCATTTCGGCGATGTTCGTGGCATGGTCCGCGATCCTCTCGAGATACTTGGCCACGAACAAAAGCCGTATGGCTCGGCCGATCGTCTCCGGGTTCTCGGCCATGTAGGAGAGGAGTTCCCGGAAAAGCTGTTCGGTGAGCTTGTCGATCGCGTCGTCGTCCCGGCAAACCTTGAGCGCGAGGTCGACGTCCTCGCGCACGAAAGCGTCGAGGGACTCGCGCAGCATCGTGCGCGCGATCTCGGCCATCCGGGGAATGTCGATGAAAGGCTTGAGCGGAGGTTCGCGGTTGAGCTCGAGCGCCCGCTCGCAGACGTTGACCGCCATGTCCCCGATTCTCTCGAGGTCCGTCGTGATCTTGAGCGCCGTCGTGATGAGGCGGAGGTCGCTCGCGGCGGGCTGGTGCAACGCCAGCAGCTTGAGGCACCGATCGTCGATTTCCACGTCCATGCGGTTCACCGTGTGGTCGCGCTCGATCGTCTCCCGCGCGAGCCGGTCGTCGCGCTCGACGAGTGCATCCACGGCCTGTCGGATCTGTTTCTCGACGAGACCTCCCATCTCGAGAAGCTTCGCGTTGAGCTCCTCGAGCTCCCGCTGGTAGTGGGGGTCCGTGTGCCTTTTCTTCTCCACCGTGCGGTCCTCAGCCGAAGCGACCCGTGATGTAGTCCTCGGTCTCGCGCTTTTCCGGGGCCGTGAAGATCTTTTCCGTCGGCCCGAACTCGACGAGACGCCCGAGGTAGAGAAACGCGGTCCGGTCCGACACCCTGGCCGCCTGCTGCATGTTGTGGGTGACCACCACGATCGTGTACCTTTCCTTGAGCTCGTGGATCAGCGCCTCGATTTTCGCCGTCGCGATGGGGTCGAGAGCGGAGCACGGTTCGTCCATGAGCAGCACCTCGGGCTCCACGGCGAGCGCCCGCGCGATGCAGAGCCGCTGCTGTTGGCCGCCGGAAAGCCGGAGCGCGTTCTCGTGCAGCCGATCGCGCACTTCGTCCCACAGCGCGGCCTGCCTCAAGCTGCGCTCGACGGCTTCGTCGAGAAGCCGCCGGTCTCTCACGCCCGCGATGCGCAGCCCGTACGCGACGTTCTCGTAAATCGATTTCGGAAAGGGGTTGGATTTCTGGAAGACCATCCCCACCCGCTTGCGCAGCTCC
The sequence above is a segment of the Candidatus Binatia bacterium genome. Coding sequences within it:
- a CDS encoding DNA-binding response regulator, producing MAAKPESPLSPLRRPLVLVVEDEPDIADLLRFHLEREGFRTLVAPGASRALEEVERRPPDVVLLDLMLPDLSGLEVCRVLRSRPATFRVPILILTAKSDETDRVLGLELGADDYVTKPFSPREVIARVRAVLRRSRVAEEEPEVYARGRLRVDFRNYEVWVDGRKVELTRKEFELLRFFVQWPNRVLSRLDILDCVWGEDTHVEPRTVDVHVRRLRKRIERDDARPELILTVRGVGYKFHEHALDG
- the phoU gene encoding phosphate transport system regulatory protein PhoU: MEKKRHTDPHYQRELEELNAKLLEMGGLVEKQIRQAVDALVERDDRLARETIERDHTVNRMDVEIDDRCLKLLALHQPAASDLRLITTALKITTDLERIGDMAVNVCERALELNREPPLKPFIDIPRMAEIARTMLRESLDAFVREDVDLALKVCRDDDAIDKLTEQLFRELLSYMAENPETIGRAIRLLFVAKYLERIADHATNIAEMVVFMVKGQSIRHLDQIPGRI
- the pstB2 gene encoding phosphate import ATP-binding protein PstB 2 produces the protein MRFDGKSAPAMPGAVFFRRAVSSSTGTASSHDTSPVVFSVRDLSLTYDGKTYVLHGITLDIRAREVTAFIGPSGCGKSSLLRCFNRLNDLVDGARVEGRILLHGEDIYDPEYDVTELRKRVGMVFQKSNPFPKSIYENVAYGLRIAGVRDRRLLDEAVERSLRQAALWDEVRDRLHENALRLSGGQQQRLCIARALAVEPEVLLMDEPCSALDPIATAKIEALIHELKERYTIVVVTHNMQQAARVSDRTAFLYLGRLVEFGPTEKIFTAPEKRETEDYITGRFG